Part of the Lycium ferocissimum isolate CSIRO_LF1 chromosome 6, AGI_CSIRO_Lferr_CH_V1, whole genome shotgun sequence genome, CAGAAGTAAATTCAGCTATTCACAAGTTCCAGCAAGACTGATATGGAAAAATTCTAGCTTTTGTAGAATACAATGTCACGGCTGCAGTTGGCCTTAATAGCTTCTTCTAAACCTTGTACACGGTCAAAATCAACTTTAAATGTGACCATGGTAACTCCATCTTTCCCGGTATCATAATCCTGCTTGATATCTTCTGCTTGGAAAGACTGTAGCTGCGAATCCAAAAACAGATCCCCGGAAATGCATTAATAGAAGTGAATGTGCAAAGATTATGCTCTTGAAGCATCAAGCTTTTGATTAAGAGAATGAACCAAAAAAAGAGCCAAGCTGAAGAACCAAAATCTATTACCGAATAGCGCAACATTGAGAAATATTATTGTAGTAGCTTTTTCACACATAAGATCAAATTACCTGATGGTATAGAACTCCTAATATTTCAAAAGGAACCTCCAAGCCCATCGGGACCTAAAACCAAAAAGTATTGCTTAATCAATTAGTAGGTCTCAGGTTTATGCTAAACGCACAGAACGAAATGAGAAAAATAGGATCAACATTGCAAGTGGAGTTGAAACTATGTTTATACTTTAGATTTTATGAGACATGTAGGAGCATTTCTCAAACATTCTGAAGCTACTCCTCCATAAGCTCTAACTAGACCTCCAGTGCCAAGTTTAATTCCTCCAAAGTGCCTGCAATTTAGAAAATCAACAACATAAAGATACATGCATGCTTTCACTTATTGGAAACATTTCCCAGTTTAGGCACATGAAAATTTTTTAACCTCAAGAAAAGATGCAAATCTAATTTACATCTCCTCATGGATTATGAATAGTTTGGGTACCTGATCACAACAACCATGATTCTATCCAATCCTGAGGATGCAATTGCAGAATGTATCGGCTTGCCAGCAGTACCGGATGGTTCACCATCATCATTAGTCCGATATTGTTCTCCAACCTAAATAGAACAAATGATGGCCAGCGGCGGATTTAGT contains:
- the LOC132060563 gene encoding uncharacterized protein LOC132060563, whose protein sequence is MSASWLLFSTPCSKINHHFYLRINFKQMVTTSSSNPNRGAFTTLKERVIFEKEIKKSKFIAIAGHIPDERSAQSFLSEVREPRATHNCWAYKVGEQYRTNDDGEPSGTAGKPIHSAIASSGLDRIMVVVIRHFGGIKLGTGGLVRAYGGVASECLRNAPTCLIKSKVPMGLEVPFEILGVLYHQLQSFQAEDIKQDYDTGKDGVTMVTFKVDFDRVQGLEEAIKANCSRDIVFYKS